AGGAGATGAGATGGTTCACACTGGCTGGGTTTGGGCTTGACTAGTTCCGACTGAAATACCTTAGAGAAAATGAGCTATGAGAAATGTCACTGTAACCTGAACAATTCAAGCGGCCGAAGACCCTGTCCAGCAGACTATGCACCAGAAGCATATTGGTACGTTCAAATGACCTGCTCCATCCTCAAAAGTAAAAGTCTgaggcgcttccctggtggcacagtggttaagaagccgcctgccaatgcaggagacacgggttcgagccctggtccgggaagatcccacatgccgcggagcaactaagcccgtgagccacaactactgaagcccgcgcacctggagcccgtgttcccaacaagagaagccaccacaataagaagcctgcgcaccacaaggaagagtagcccccgcatcgccgcaaccagagaaaagcccgcgcgcagcaacgaagacccatcgcagccaaaaataaaataaacaaaataaatttatttttaaaaaaagtcaaagactgagaagaataaaaagagggGCAGGCTCTGAAGGCACTGACTGCTGAATCCTGTAACGCTAGCAAAGACGGGGAGTGCCAGTTCTCAAGGAGGCCGCAGTTAAAGGGGGAGACGCGGTCAGGGTAGTCGGCTAACAACGAGGCTCCCGGACACGCCCCCGGACGACGCCTCCAGCGTGCTGTGAATGCACACTTCAGCCAGGGGGATCGGGTTGAGAGGTTAGGCTTCTACTGGCGTTGGCAGTGGGCAGCGCAACGAAGACACCTCCCTCCTGACCCCTGGAGCCTGGCCGGGCGCGCGCGCTGACCGAGCTACCCACCCGGAACCTCCGGCTGAGGCCCCGCTCACCTTGCACTTGAAGCCGGCGGCGGGCGGTAGCAGCTCCCGCAGCAGGGCCTTGGCCACCTCGCGGCTGGTCTCCTCGCTCACGAAGTGCAGGTTAAGCACCTCGTGCGCCTCGAACTTAGCGAGGCGCAACAGGGAGCGGATCGCGACGCGGGCCTTGGCCTGCAGCGCGGCATTGTGTTCCGCCTTGGTGAACATCATCAGCAGGTGGTAGTCCACCGGCCCGGCCCCGCCGCTCTCCAGGCTCTTGGCCTTAGCACCCGGGGCCGGCGCCACGGAGCCCTGCGCCAGCTCCGGCACCAGCGGCGAGGGCGCGGCAGGGGCTCCGGCGCGGGCCTCCTTCAGCCTCTTGGTGGCGCTGGAGAAGGTCTCCCGGCCGGAGCCGAGGTAGTAGAAGGCACAGACGGCAAGCGCCGCGGCCAGCAGCAGCGCGCAGTAGTGGGAGCGCACAGCGCCCAGACGCGCCATAGCCCGAGCGCATGGGGGCGCGCCTCGGAGGAGACCCATGCGCCACCCTCCCGCGGACAGGGCGGCCGGGGAGCCGCAGCGGAGAACAGTACCCCTGCAGCTACTTAGTAGCCCCGGCGGCGGGCGGCAGCCATGGCGGAGGCGGAGCCGCGCTACCAATCCGCGGGCGCTGATGCGCCGAGAGGCGGGGCCAGGGCTGCCCGGCAGCCGCTGGGTCCTAGGCTCAGAAGGATTACATCGGGGATGCGCCGCGGGTCCGCAGGAGCCGCCCCAGAGTGGTCAGAGAAGCCGGTGAGGACTCGGGCATACAAGCCAGCTGGCTGTACCGTCCGTGAAAAATGGCCCTCTTAAGTGCCCAGCCCCAGACGCTAGAAACCGAAGCTAAGACTTCGGTAGCAAAAAGACTAAACTGGactcacaaagaaaaattttctctATATACCTTTTCCACCCTAATTTCTTGAAGGCTTTAAGTCCTCTCCCCGACTCCTTTCACACCTTGGAGACTATCTGGGGCTAAAGAATTTAAACTAGCAACTCCCTCCCTATTCTCGGTGAAGTAGGATTGACACCAGAGGTGTAAATGTCCTGCTCACCTCACTTGGCACCTCTGAGGCGGACCAGAGGCAATCtaaaggatactttttttttttttaactttaacacTTTAAAAGAGGCTTAATATGTACCCGGTAGTTTTGCAAATTCTTAACTGAAGCATAACTGAggtcacttgcccagggtcacacagtggcAGGTTTGACAATATAGCTGGACACTGCCAACTACATAAAAGCCCATTAACTTGAGTCTTCTGAGGACCAATGACACACTACAGTGTTTACGTAAACATGTACAAGTGGTCTGCATGCTTGAAAGAGGTGCAGGTGAAAACGCAGGCACAAATGCAATCACAAATTCTCTCACCCGTTTACTGTGCCATGCCATTATTTCTGAATGTGTGGTCCCCAGAACCACAATTCATCTCGTTTTTAACTCTTCTTCTTTTCAGTTGGAGCAACACTTCTCTGAAAAACCTTGGACCTCTAAAGAGTGCTTAGCAACAAGTTCAATACATGCTACTCaccttggggggtggggaacaaTAGCAGAATTATCTCACTTTAGTAACAGGTATTACTTTAGTTCATTTAATCCACACAGCTGTAAGAGGTAGAGgtattatttgcttatttgcaCTTTACAATTGAGGAAATTGAGATTTAGAGAAGTGAACTGCCCAAATCTAGTTGGCTAGTAAATAATGGATCCCCACTCAAGCCATACCACTTCCAAAGCCCAAACTTCCAGCCAAGATTAGCACTGAAAGTGATAACTCAGACTCTGAGTTGAGTGTATTTTACCACAAGCTTCAGCAGATGACATTGTGGTTAAGAGAGCTGGATTTGGGCACGTGCAGGGGGaagcaagatggcagagtaggaagaccctgagcacAGCTGCTCCCACAGGCACCAGAGAGCTGGATTTACAGCTAACTAGGAGTTGTTAGACTTCAAGGGAGGtaatctctctgagctgcagTCACACCCCTATGTAACATGGGGCTAATATTAGTACTTATGCCTCATAGGGTTATGAGAGATAATAGATAAAAAGCAGTTAGAATAGTGTCTGACACTtagtaaacaataaatataaactaTGCTAGAAACACCAAACTCTAAAACAAAGTCTAAATACCCAACAAGTACAAAATACAGTTTAGCAATCATAGCTTTTCTAGAGTGTTTACAAATTCTAAACCCCAAATATCCATTAAGACTTTATTACATGTACCACAGAATCTCCACCACTGTGTGCTACCATTGTATTATTACATTCTAATTATTGTTCATTAATAAGGGAGAAATAATTCTGGAATTTTACCTTTTAGTCCACCCACCTACACGATCAATAAGGTGGATTTTTCCTCTGCCATTTATTCTggaatttattcaacaaatatattttttcagacctTTATAAGATCACTACTCCTGGAATTTATGGATAACAAATGAAGAACaagataatttaaattttacataggAAGTCAGTAGACACAGGAAAATACTCAAGAGACTGGTCTTTTCTCCAAGCTTCTTCATCCTCAATTCTTTgaccataaagaaaaattaatgtgttATGTGAATCAGCAGGATGACGGTAAAATGTTTATTGGAGGCTTGAGCTGGGATACAAGCAAGAAAGATCTGACTGAATATTTGTCTCGATTTGGAGAAGTTGTAGACTGCACAATGAAAACACATCCAGTCACTGGAAGATCAAGAGGATTTGGATTTGTGCATTTCAAAGATGCTGCTAGTGTTGATAAGGTTTTGAAACTGAAAGAACACAAGCTGGATGGCAAATTGATAGACCCTAAAAGGGCCAAAGCTTGGGGAAGGAACCCCCCAAAAAGGTTTTTGTGGGTGGATTGAACCCAGATACTTTGgaagaacaaattaaagaatattttggagACTTTGGAGAGATTGAAAATATTGAACTTcccatggatacaaaaacaaatgaaagaagaggattttgttttattacatATACAGACGGAGAGCCAGTAAAGAAATTGGTAGAAAGCAGATATCAAATTGGTTCTGGGAAGTGTGAAATCAAAGTTGCACAACCCAAAGAGGTATATaggcagcaacagcaacaacaaaaaggaggaagaggtgcTGCAGCTGGTGGACAAGGAGGTACTAGGGGTCATGGCCAAGGTCAGGGCCAAAACTGGAACCAAGGATTTAATAACTATTATGATCAAGGATATGGAAATTACAATAGTGCTTATGGTGGTGATCAAAACTATAGTGGCTATGGCGGCTATGGTTATACTGGGTATAACTATGGGAACTATGGATATGCACGGATATGCAGACTACAGTGGCCAACAGAGCACTTATGGCAAGGCATCTCGAGGGGATGGCAATCACCAAAATAATTACCAGCCATATTAAAAAGGGACGTTGGAGAAAACAGGAAGAGATTGCTAAAGCAACCCATCTTGCAAGGACAACATTGAAGTTTGGTCTTCTATTGATCTAAGATGATTATTTTGTAAAAGACTTTCTAGTGTACAAGACACAACTGTGTCCAACTGCATGTAGCCGccaattagttttgtttttacttttttttgctgtgttaTGACTCGATGTGGATTTGTgtttatacaaattttatttgtatgATTTCATGTTAAACCTCAAATAAATGCGATTGTTTTTCTGAGTCAGGTACTAAATATCTCTGTAAAAgtgtaattttaaataagtgaTAATTAAGGTACAATTTTGTAGGGAGTGTTGATACAGGGAGAAACTGTGGTCCTTTACTAACCAGCTACAGTGTCTACTCTGTTCCCCATATTTGTTAGATGTATTCTGTCTTCTAAGGCTTCATTTCCCTGTTAACTGAGGTTTCCACGtaactttgttttctctctgtatatCTGGAGCCTTTGTCATGAAAGTTTCTGTGGCTTAGTTATAGTGTGTGATTAGTGGAAGTTTTCTAGTAGACCGTAAGTCTTCTggttatattttgaaaagtagCTTTTTAATGGCACAAAGCATGCTGTTAGCTCCTTttatgaatagaaaatattttgctttgttCTTGTCTCTGGGAAGGCATTTGTTATGACTTGCTGTATTCAGTGGTCTGCTGGAAAGAGCTTTGGCTAATCATAATagcataactttgttttcttgattAAAATGTCTAGATAtacccaggggaaaaaaacacttgAACTGTGTTACAGGAGCTACAGTTTAAGAATATCAGATGTAGTTACATTTAACACAAGGATTTTGGCAAATAGGTAAGAAGTTATTAAAGTCTGAACAAGttagattaaaatatttgaagtagcGGCTGAGTAACTAAAGTAGTTGTACACTATTCTGTTGGTGTTATGTCACAGCAAGCACCAAACTGAACAAAATGTTTTCTGTCGGGGCATTTTTAGGAAGCTATATTGGGTGTTAGCTGATGTGGTGTGAGTTCTTAGAAAAAGTCATGGTAGTTTGTTTCATCATTTTTAGCGCAGTTAGTGCATGAGCTGGGTAGTTAAGCATATCCATATTCAGACATAAGGAATAGTGGGGAAAGGTATCCCTTAAATCTTATATAAATGCAAATCTAAGTGTGACCAACTCATGTCATTACAACAGATCTTCCTggtgcattaaaaagaaaaacagttttagcTATAGATTTTGTAGGATGACCTGGGTAAATtccattttgaattttacattgtGTAGTTACTGAATTTAAggtctctgtttttgtttctgtggttCCATGTTAGCCATTAGGATTGGCATACATGTTAACGTGTGGAATAGCTGACCTCACCTTCAACCAAGTGTAATTTTTTTATGCTAATGAACCTGCCTTTTTTATCTGGTGCCTGCAACTTTCTTTGTTCCAATGATGTTTGTACTCACTGGGCAATCAAGTTATGCTTTCGGCCTTCTTTTGCTCCTGTTTTGCTCTTTGATCTTACACCTAGGCCAAGTACCAATGCTGACTATTGCAAAGGACTGTTTAATTCTTTCAACATGCAACCTTAGGGAACAGAAAGGAGATTTTCATTTTAAGCTATGTTGTCAGTCAGTAGATACAGTGTCTTTAGGGCAGTGAATCCTGTAAATTCAAATTTATGATTAGATGACAAGTTGACATTGAGATTGTCCTTTCCCTtatcaaaaatgaataaagtctttttaaacaaaaagagaaagtatgTAGTGTGTCAGATGTTATGCGCTATTTTCTCAGCTTAAAATAGATATATCTGGGTGTATAACAATATGACTAAATAGACAAGAACTTGGTCGGCAAGTGACCCTTCAGTTCTAACTTTAACTGTGGTCAAGTTCTCTGACTTCTAGCCAGGGGAGATGGTTTTTCCTGTTGTATGATTTCTACATCTGTAATGTAACATAGAAATCTGATCGTTTAGCAGGCTTTTTTCTTTACTGACCACTACCCAATATTgtcaaagatacagagaaaaagacaCTCCTCTACAGTAGATGGGGGTGTGTATATTGACACAACTTTCCTGGAGGGAACTCTGGCAATACTAAAATCTTTCTAAGAGAACTTTCAGTTCTCTCTCCTATCCAGATGAATGTTTCTTTCTGAGACAAGGGTCTCAAATTTTGATTGGCATTGGAAACCACGGGGAGCTTGGTAAAAACACAATGGCTCAGGCCCTATTATCTTCAGTGAGCCTGGGCCTCGACGGTGATTCTTTTACAAGCCAAAGTTTGAAAAGTACTGCCCTAGCTCTTCAGGGAGCCAACCGCTCGGGCTTCAGACCTTGGCTTAGATGTCACTGCCTTGAGGAATGGTCTCTAAACACCAACGCGTCCAGTGTCCAGAGGAGGCACCATCCTCAGGGATCCCATGAGGGCCACCTATGAACTGCCCAGTCCTATCTTTCTCCACTGCAAGAAGGCAAGACTTCAAGAGAACAGgtagtgtgtcttttttttttttttaaccgtagTATCCCCagtacctaacacagtgcctgactcATTGAATGAGCCTCAAAAATATACCCACCCATTGTGAACCAGCATTTTCACATCTAGGAATTCATCCtaaggaaataaggaagaatGTACTCAAATATTTAGCCATAAGGGTAATGAAGAACTAGGTTTATGATGACAAGATATTGAAATCAAATGTTCATCAGTAAAGTGAAACTAAAATAAAGATGCTGTCATTAAAAGTGATGTATTCAACAAACTAtaagggaaattttttaaagtgataaataGAAGAACCTATAGAGACTCAAGAGATATATTAGCCAATTGCAATGAATGGAACTTACATGAATTCTGatttgaaaaatctttttttaaagaacacactTAAGACATTGGGAAAATTTGAATATTGACTACATAGTTTCATATTTTAAGGAAGgtgatatgatttttttaaaacagtctttttccccctttatgtttttaactttttattttatattggaggagagctgattaacaatgttgtgttagtttcaggtgtacagcaaagtgattcagttatacatatacatgtatctattctttttcggattcttttcccatttaggttgttacataatattgagcagtgttccctgCAGTTACACAGTAGGTCCCTGCTGGTGATCTGTTTTAAATTTAGCCACGTGTACaagtcagtcccaaactccctaattaACGTCAACCCCCcaccacccttcccctctggtaaccctaagtttgttctgttttctgttttgtaaataagttcatttgtatcatttttttaagattctgcgtAATAAGCGCTATCATACGATATTTAGAGACATACTCAACGATTTGTTGAAATGTCTGGCATTTGGTTTAcaaaaaatgaggaagaggaaaaatggGTGGGAGTATAGATAAAACAATGTGAGCCATGAGCTAACAGCTACTGAAGTTACTGTCTCTACTTTTGTACATGTTTGAAAGTTTCcataacaaaaacatttaaagaaatcctTCCCAAAGTGATGCAGATTACTTAAGGACTTAGAAACTTGTTCCTCacttattaagtgaaagaagcagttGGCAAATCAGTATGatcccattgtatataaatataatacatacacCCAAAGGTCTAGAAGGGTATATACCAAAGAAGTAACAGCTTGCCCCGTACTTGGTAACTGTCAAATAGAACTTCCTAGGATGACTATGCTCTGTTATCTGCCCTGTTCAAAACAGTAGTCACTGGGCACATGGCTAGTCAGCTCTTAAATGTGGCAATTCCACAGATGAACTGAACTCttaattttgtctaattttaattaaatttcaatagccacatgtagctagtagCTACCATCTACTAGCCACACGTGAACATCACAGGCAGGTGACGGAATTAGGATGGAATTCTTTTTACTTATCATTACTTGAACATTTTTCGAGGATGAAAAAGCACTGTTTTGTAATAACGAAAAGTAGGCTGTTTTCATTGAAAACATTTACTGTCAGTTTGGATTCTCTTTGTCAAACAActattatgaaaatgaaatgaagtggaATAAAGCAAATTACATAGAAAAGTTTTAAGTGTCTGCTTTCAACTAACTTTTAAAGGAAAGGCAAAAGCAGGCAATTCACTTCCAGGTCTGTTCTTTCAAGCCTCTATTCCTTCAATCTCATTTCATGCAAAAacatgttgtttgtttgtttactaaaAGGATTGAGTGTAAATGTGTTGCCTAGATTAGAAACTTCAACAGATATCTCAAtcgtaatagaaaaaaattagagctaCAGCAAAAAAGGCCTTTTGTGGTGTTTAGCTAATGAACTGGGAGCCATACAGCTCTGTGAtcaggcagaagaaaatatttaaaagatcaaAATGGATTTCATGGTTGAAGCAATCAGCAAATAGGATCAATCTGGACCAGTGTGACAGAGTTAGAAAGGAATACAGGACCTTAAACATGACAGTTGTTAACAGGTATGTCTGCAATTGTAGTTCACAATAAAGTGGAAGTCTGAGCATAATAGAACTACGCCAGAGGTGAGATTTTTATTGACTTGACATAATTTCTTGGCATACAAAGAGTTTAATCAGGtataatatttacaattcttacataatatacattttagaataactaTAAAGATAATGTACTTTGTTCCATTTACAGTGACATCCTACAGTAAAACTACATTCATGAATTAGATACAAATAAATCCTCTACAcactaataaaaagtaaatggattGTTGGttatacattctttaaaatataccttTTCACAGGTAGCAGGAAATATTACATGTAATAAGTCTTTATGACTGGAATGATCCAGAAATATCACAAAGCACGAGTAAACACATATAGAAAAGTAGCTCATCACTTCCAAAAGTTAACCTTTAGCCTTTGTGTAAAATAAATGGTGCCAACATTCTTTATAATGTAGCGAGCTTTCCCTGTTTAAAATGAACACCCAAAAGGTGGGAGGTGTgttgaggaaaaataagaaaatctagtACATAAGATAGTGAAAAGAGCAGTGTAGAGAAAAGTTTACTTAATCAAACCTTACTTCCCTCCCCCCATTACCTTATTTTAGTAGATAAATTTATGTAAATAGAAAAGGATGCCCCCCAAATCATATTTATAGATGTCAGGATTTGGCCAAACTGAATCCATGCCCCTTTTAGTTGTCTTCATTTAGAAGCATCAAGAAATTGATAAGCATATGTGAATTCGAATTGCCTTTACAACGTTTTGCCTTCATCAATGTTTGTTATTGCAAACATATAAAATTCC
This Phocoena sinus isolate mPhoSin1 chromosome 4, mPhoSin1.pri, whole genome shotgun sequence DNA region includes the following protein-coding sequences:
- the LOC116753544 gene encoding LOW QUALITY PROTEIN: heterogeneous nuclear ribonucleoprotein D-like (The sequence of the model RefSeq protein was modified relative to this genomic sequence to represent the inferred CDS: inserted 3 bases in 2 codons), giving the protein MFIGGLSWDTSKKDLTEYLSRFGEVVDCTMKTHPVTGRSRGFGFVHFKDAASVDKVLKLKEHKLDGKLIDPKRAKAXGKEPPKKVFVGGLNPDTLEEQIKEYFGDFGEIENIELPMDTKTNERRGFCFITYTDGEPVKKLVESRYQIGSGKCEIKVAQPKEVYRQQQQQQKGGRGAAAGGQGGTRGHGQGQGQNWNQGFNNYYDQGYGNYNSAYGGDQNYSGYGGYGYTGYNYGNYGYXHGYADYSGQQSTYGKASRGDGNHQNNYQPY